caacttggttttatttttttggaaatcaaataaagatataaaatttttctcttctgttatttATATTAAGGAAAGTCCAAAGTCTCTATACaaatagttattaaaatattcatatatatatatgtgtatatatatatgatttcttGTCAAAATGCATCCTTCTCCAACCACAaaaacttgaggaaaaaaaatcttcagtttCTTGAAGTCTTTAATATTTCTTAGACTATAGCTTTATCTTTCTTCTTAGTATAGCTCTGGAAAAGCAGTTTGAATGCAAAGCCCCTTGACAAAATATCTGCCTTTTAAAAGACGATCATTTAATATACAAGAAAAGGAAGGCCTCTGGAGAATGACGAGAAAGGAATTCGGATTTCTAACTCCTAGGCTGAAAAACGAGATATCAAAAAGCCATTTAGCTCCCTTTATCCTGCTGATTAAAGCTTTCATTTAACCTTCATTATAAATCAAGTGCATTCATCACTAAGCTGTTTTTAAACAATTAATATTAACCTTCTTCAATCTTACCCCTGGTTCCCCTGAAAAGCAATAGTTGAATTCTATTTATTCAGTGTAATGAATcagtgtttcatttaaaatagaaCTATATAAGCCTGTCTCTACTTACGTGACACAGAAACGTCACTCTCATCTATATACATAACACTCTGTCATAGAGAAATCACAGTTATAAAAGAATTGTCTCTAACaatgtcattttgaagtaactaataaaaggagaaaacacacgaaccattttagaaaacaaattactGTTCTTTCCAGAATAATCAAAGCAATGTATACAATTTGTCATTCACCTGAAATCGATGATAGAATCATAAAGAGCTGATGTAATTAGATCCTGTGAGTAATGCTGGGCAATTAAGAACAGCCAATCAATGTTCCCTTTGGGTCTCGGTTTTGGAAAGAGTGGGCATCTATGTCATCTGGGTGGCTTTCTAGGTAGTTCAAAAAGAGACCTAACTACACGTACTGACTTCTGGAGTACACGCTCGGCGACTTCTTCACGGTGTGGTAGCTCTTCTGGGTTGTTCGGTGGGACGGGATGGAGTATCTGTAGCTACTGCTTTTTTCATGGCAACAAGAAACACAACAGAACAGCATCCCTCCGACGATCAGCACCAGGGCCGTGGTCCAGCCTATGTAGAGGGCTTCTCCCAGCTCCCGTTTTTGGGCAATATCCACTATTGGGTTGTAGAAGTCTCTGATGATGGAGTTGGCAACCCAGCTCACGGGGATGAGCACCACGAGGCCTGTGATGATGAAAAGCACCCCGGCGGTCAGCAGAAGGTGACCTTTCACCGTCTCGTCGTCCCCCGCGCACCTGGTACACTGCATGCCAAGGACGGCCGTCATGAAAGCCAGGAAGGCGAGCACGGAGGCGGCGCACATCAGTCCTCTGGCTGCCTGCAGGTCCGGAGAGAGAGCCAGCAGCGAGTCGTAGATTTTGCACTGCATTCTGATGTTAGCATGCCTCATGCAACTCATCCACAGTCCTTCCCAGAGGTTTTCAAAGACCACAATGTTGCTTCCAATGAAGGCAGACACTCTCCACTGAGGCATGACCGTGACAGCCACTGTGCCCACCATGCCCACCCCACCGAGCACCAGCCCGGCGATTTGCAGGGCGTAGGTAGCCATTCTCCTCCAGGTGGGGTTTTATCCGAGCAGACGCCTGAGCTGGTGAggctgctctgaagccaggttcTCGGCGCCCCGAGGGAGAGCAGGTTTCCTGCAGTAATGAACTCAGAACTCAGGGGTTTTTTCAAATAAGAGCTGCTCGGCTACTTCTAACTAGATTAAATCCAGTGTTGGCTGGCCGAGTTGCCCCCAGCTACTGACTGTGGCAGGTAAACTTACAAATCAGGTGGGGCAACTTTCTCAGCCAATAAGAGGGGGGTGGTAACTCAGGTGTGTCTAAGCCCACAAGAAATACTTGGAAGGACTGGACCTGCACATAAACATTCTTTGTACTTCTCAGTAGTCCAAGAAGACAGCAGTATGTTTACCTGGAGGCATAATTAAGAATGTTTGCACAATCGTCAAGAAATGTACCAGTCCCTTGAGATGTGAAAGCTGTACCTTGAACTGGCAATTCTAAAACTTTGAGTAAGGGCTGCTGTGACCAAAACACAAGGTGCAATCTTTGCCTGAGAATTTGCTAGGATTGTCAGAATGCCAAAGTGAAAGGAGACCGGGGGATTGATAGATTGCTCATACCTGAGAAACCACATTCTTTGGGACACATATGATCCAAGTGGTTGATTTAATTTCTCAGCGACTTCAAAGCAAGCTTGACTGGGATGAAATCAGGGAACAGATCATGCCAAGGGACAAATAAGGCtaaagtaattaaataaatagtCTTGTCCTCCTCCATGGCACCAAACACGTATTGTTTTCTTTTGAGCTAGGGAAACCACTCATTGGTATATACCTGATAATCttaatttataaggaaaaaaaaaaaagagagaaaaaaaacccatgtgattttcttctggtttctttttctggaTTCCTATGTAGCAAGTACTCACAATAGTAATTAAATGATGGCTTGACTTACAGGTTGCTATCTCATTCTGCAGCTTTATCTTTTCTGTCTTCCTAGACCTAAGCAACTAGAATTCTGCAACTGGTgcaagttttcagttcagttcagtcgctcagtcatatccgactctgtgaccccatgaatcgcagcatgccatgcctccctgtccatcacaaactcccggagtttactcacactcatgcccatcgagtcgatgatgccatccagccatctcatcctctgtcatcccattctcctcctacccccgatccctccaagcatcagggtcttttccaatgagtcaactcttctcatgaggtggccaaagtattggagtttcagcttcagcatcggtccttccaatgaacacccaggactgatctccttcaggatggactggttggatctccttgcagtccaagggactctcaagagtcttctccaacaccacagttcaaaagcatcaattttttggtgcccagctttcttcacagtccaactttcacatccatacatgaccactggaaaaaccatagccttgaccagacagacctttgttggcaaagtaatgtctctgctttttaatatgctgtctaagttggtcataactttccttccaaggagtaagcgtcttttaatttcatggctgcagtcaccatctgcagtgattttagagccccaaaaaataaagtttgacactgtttccactgtctccccatctatttgccatgaaatgatgggaccagatgccatgatcttagttttctgaatgttgagctttaagccaggtgCAAGTTTTAGATGTATACAAATGGCTGGTAactctaaataaaaatatgtaggaCAAAGTGACTATATTCAGCAAATCAACTAAATTTGTCAATTACACGTCTTTAATACCATGTCTGCAAGAGGAGTGGGATGTGCCTTGTGCTAAGTTGTATTCGACTGTTTCCTTACAGTAAGAGGTAGAAGCCAGTAAATGTAATACATTTTTGGActttttcttctcaaaataataataatgacagcaATGGAACTAAAACAAACATTCATGTTGATTTGAGGAAACTCCCCCAGCAGTTTTCTCCCAGAGGATACCTTGAATACACTGTCCTGTCTTTCCAAGTTTCAAACTTTAGTTTCCTTTCATTTGTGCACTTAAAAAAGATCCTTTATTTACAATTTTACTTCTCTGCTTCCTTGTACTAGCTTAACTCAGGGTATGGAAGGGTGTGTTTCCTGCTCACTTGTTAAACTTTGAAAATTTAATGGTCCAAAAAATCTGAGTGGTTCATAGAGatatagagatttaaaaaaacagtacTTTTAAGGAGGAGGAGAAGTTACTAAAGTAAACTGTcttataaaagaaaaggaaaaaaaaaaggaatgtctaGTAGGCCaagctgttattattttattagaatGAACCTgttgaaattaataaaaaattaaaatttcatatttacaGTAATTTTCCTCATTGTTGGGCtcctttaaaaatgaacttaGAGCATCTCCTT
The genomic region above belongs to Muntiacus reevesi chromosome 21, mMunRee1.1, whole genome shotgun sequence and contains:
- the CLDN8 gene encoding claudin-8; its protein translation is MATYALQIAGLVLGGVGMVGTVAVTVMPQWRVSAFIGSNIVVFENLWEGLWMSCMRHANIRMQCKIYDSLLALSPDLQAARGLMCAASVLAFLAFMTAVLGMQCTRCAGDDETVKGHLLLTAGVLFIITGLVVLIPVSWVANSIIRDFYNPIVDIAQKRELGEALYIGWTTALVLIVGGMLFCCVSCCHEKSSSYRYSIPSHRTTQKSYHTVKKSPSVYSRSQYV